The following proteins are encoded in a genomic region of Arthrobacter jiangjiafuii:
- a CDS encoding RluA family pseudouridine synthase, whose translation MSSPLPVRNGVNATRLRLPVEGPWETAMDYVLDRFGHVDPDGIVDRFARGEVVGLGGVPLSQRTLLNEHTFIWYYRELPPEKRLPVEINILHQDENLLVVDKPHFLPTTPGGMYVAESALVRLRVQLDIPDLIPMHRLDRMTAGVLLFSTNPQTRGKYQTLFEKRRISKEYEAVAPVRSDLELPRVVRSRMIKSRTYLLAQEVEGEPNAETRVELLEEHDGVGRYRLQPHTGKTHQLRVHMASLGLGILNDSFYPELLPQAPDDYTRPLQLLARSVEFVDPLTRAPVQYRSGLTLAFAPGSRPATA comes from the coding sequence ATGTCATCTCCTCTTCCCGTGCGCAACGGCGTGAATGCCACCCGTCTGCGCCTGCCGGTGGAGGGCCCGTGGGAAACCGCCATGGACTATGTCCTTGACCGCTTCGGCCACGTCGATCCGGACGGCATCGTGGACCGCTTTGCCCGCGGTGAAGTGGTCGGTCTGGGCGGTGTCCCCCTCAGCCAGCGCACCCTCCTGAACGAGCACACCTTCATCTGGTACTACCGTGAACTGCCACCGGAAAAGCGGCTTCCGGTCGAGATCAATATCCTGCACCAGGACGAAAACCTGCTGGTCGTGGACAAACCGCACTTCCTGCCCACCACACCCGGCGGGATGTACGTGGCCGAATCGGCCCTTGTGCGGCTGCGGGTGCAGCTGGATATCCCCGATCTGATCCCCATGCACCGTCTGGACCGGATGACTGCAGGAGTACTGCTCTTCTCCACCAACCCCCAGACCCGGGGTAAGTACCAGACCCTGTTCGAGAAGCGCCGCATCAGCAAGGAATATGAGGCGGTTGCCCCTGTCCGCAGCGATCTGGAGCTGCCCCGGGTTGTCCGCAGCCGGATGATCAAGTCGCGCACCTATCTCCTGGCGCAGGAGGTGGAGGGCGAACCCAATGCGGAAACGCGCGTCGAGCTGCTGGAAGAGCACGACGGCGTGGGCCGCTACCGTCTGCAGCCCCACACCGGTAAGACCCACCAGTTGCGGGTGCACATGGCCTCGCTGGGACTGGGCATCCTGAACGACTCGTTCTATCCCGAGCTGCTGCCGCAGGCGCCGGACGATTACACGCGGCCGCTGCAGCTGCTGGCCCGTTCCGTGGAATTCGTGGACCCGCTGACCCGGGCACCGGTGCAGTACCGCAGCGGACTCACGCTGGCGTTCGCGCCCGGGAGCCGGCCCGCCACGGCCTGA
- a CDS encoding DNA-formamidopyrimidine glycosylase family protein, whose translation MPEGDTVWRAARELNAALAGETITRCDIRVPKFATTDFSGRTVSGVVSRGKHLLIRIGPLDVAPVDEHAPDRAASGPEDGWLLHSHLKMEGLWHVYDRGQRWRRPAFKARCILETAAKQVVGFDLGFLRVLPQAEEDDAVGYLGPDLLGPDWDAAEALRRIESVPERPIGLALLDQRNLAGIGNVYRCEVCFLAGVHPLTPVAQVPNLPRIVDLSKRLLEANKLRSRRITTGNMRGDPLWVYNRETRGCLRCGTKVLHELVGDNALELRDLYYCPHCQPLPAT comes from the coding sequence GTGCCTGAGGGGGATACCGTCTGGCGTGCCGCCCGGGAACTGAATGCCGCACTGGCCGGCGAAACCATCACCCGGTGCGATATCCGGGTGCCCAAATTCGCTACGACGGATTTCAGCGGCCGGACCGTCTCCGGAGTCGTCTCCCGCGGAAAGCACCTGCTGATCCGGATCGGCCCGTTGGATGTCGCCCCGGTGGATGAGCACGCGCCAGACCGGGCCGCGAGCGGACCGGAAGACGGCTGGCTGCTGCATTCGCACCTGAAAATGGAAGGGCTCTGGCACGTCTACGACCGCGGGCAGCGCTGGCGGCGCCCGGCGTTCAAGGCCCGCTGCATCCTGGAAACAGCGGCCAAGCAGGTGGTGGGCTTTGATCTGGGCTTCCTCCGCGTCCTTCCACAGGCCGAAGAGGACGACGCCGTCGGTTACCTTGGCCCGGACCTGCTGGGACCGGATTGGGATGCGGCCGAAGCACTGCGGCGGATCGAATCGGTACCCGAAAGGCCCATTGGCCTGGCGCTGCTGGATCAGCGTAATCTCGCCGGAATCGGGAACGTCTACCGGTGTGAAGTGTGTTTCCTGGCCGGAGTGCATCCGCTGACACCGGTGGCGCAGGTACCCAACCTGCCCCGCATCGTGGACCTGTCCAAGCGGCTGCTGGAAGCCAACAAGCTGCGCAGCCGCAGAATCACCACCGGAAACATGCGCGGCGACCCGCTCTGGGTCTACAACCGGGAGACCCGCGGCTGTCTGCGCTGCGGAACGAAGGTGCTGCACGAACTGGTCGGCGACAACGCCCTGGAATTGCGGGACCTCTACTACTGTCCGCACTGCCAGCCACTGCCGGCAACCTAG